The Schistocerca americana isolate TAMUIC-IGC-003095 chromosome 5, iqSchAmer2.1, whole genome shotgun sequence genome includes a window with the following:
- the LOC124616553 gene encoding uncharacterized protein LOC124616553 gives MGLMLYEPKTINTHNLLFYYFPAFGAPSYNALAINVLNPSLGPAAMAVRKRMRAASQDSKVGYIIFGAVILYFGSVLLWRVMGTLLSENSCMDVVCGMSSALGLVEAGKHQIDFFDSQVKNLFSHVKISYEFSGYN, from the exons atgggcctcatg TTATATGAACCAAAAACCATTAACACTCAcaatttattgttttattattttccAGCATTTGGCGCACCGTCTTATAATGCTTTAGCTATTAACGTTTTAAATCCCAGTTTGGgaccggccgcgatggccgtgcg GAAGCGCATGAGAGCAGCATCACAAGATTCAAAGGTTGGATACATTATATTTGGAGCTGTCATATTATATTTTGGCTCTGTTCTGTTGTGGCGAGTAATGGGAACCCTTCTGTCAGAGAACAGCTGTATGGATGTGGTCTGTGGCATGTCCTCAGCACTTGGATTAGTGGAAGCTGGAAAACATCAAATTGATTTCTTCGACTCACAGGTGAAGAACTTATTTTCTCATGTGAAAATAAGTTATGAATTTTCAGGGTATAATTAG